ACGCGGGCATCTCATCCTCGCCGCGACGATACACGATCGTCACGCGCCCGGCGCCGAGCCGCTTGGCCTGGGTCGCGGCGTCGATCGCGGTATTGCCCGCGCCGACAACGATGACGTCGTTGCCGACCTTCGTGTCGGAGTACGGATGCGTCTTGAGGTGCTCGATGAACGACAGCGCGTCCTGCACACCGGCGAGCTCCTCTCCGGCGATGCCGAGCGCGCGCGTGGCGCCGACGCCCACGCCGACGAAGATCGCGTCGAAGTCGCGCTCGAGATCGGAGAACGGGATGTCGCGCCCGATCACGACGTTAGTGTGCAGCTCCACGCCCAGCTCGAGAATCTTCTTCGCCTCCGCGAGCGCGGTCGGCGGGCGCATCTTGTACTCGGCGATCGCGTACGTGTTGAGCCCGCCGGGATCCGGATGCGCCTCGAAGATCGTCACGGCGTAGCCCCAGCGCCGCAGATCCTGCGCGCACGACAGCCCGGCGGGACCCGCACCCACTATCGCCACCCGGTAGCCGTTGTCCACGCCCGGCGAGAAAAGCTTGAGGTCGTGTGCCAGCACGTGGTCGGTCGCGTACCGCTGCAGCAGCGCGATCTTGATCGGCTCTTCGTCGCGGTCGTTCAGCACGCACGCGCCCTCGCACAGCACTTCGACGGGACAGGCGCGCGCGCACGAGTGGCCCATCGGGTTCGCGTCGAGGATCACCCGCGCCGAGCCGGTGAGATTCCCCGTCATGATCTTCTTGATGAACGCGGGCACGTCGATGTGCGTCGGGCAGGCGATCGTGCAGGGCGCGTCGTAACAGAACAGGCACTTCGACGATTCCACCAGCGCCGCGTCCGGCGTGAGCGGCGGCGCGATGTCCGCGAAATTCCTGTCGAGCTCCTCTGCTGTCAAGCGGTTACTAGTCACTAGTCACCAGTCACCAGTCACGGTAGTCGTTCGCTCCTCTGCCTTGAGGCGGTTACTAGTCACTAGTCACCAGTCACTAGTCACGGTACCTGCTCCTCCCCGGTCTTCGTGCTGGTCGCCTGCCCTGTCCGGCTCGAGAACACCAGCGTGTCCGCCAGCGCCGGCGGCCCGACGACCCTGTGGCCGGGGTAGAACACCCGCATGCCGATGAGGTACACCACCGCTGAGATCGCGAAGCCGGCGAACCATGCCCATTGATACACCGCGGTCGCCCAGCCGGGCGCGTCGATCGCTCCCAGCGCTTCGAGGAAACCCGGGAGATTCGGGAGCACTCCGGCCAGCAAGGCGACGACGGCGACGAGATTCACGCCGCCGGTGTACTCGTATTGCCTGCCGCGCAGGAACAGCGCGTCCGGCCGCAGCACGCGGTTCCGGATAAGGAAATAGTCCGCGATCATGATTCCGGCGACCGGGCCGAGCAGCGCGCCGTAGCCGATCAGCCAGGTGAAGATGTAAGCGGCCGCGTCGTTGTACAGCTTCCACGGGAACATCAGCACGCCGATCACGGCCGTGATCAGCGCGCCCTTGCGGAACGAGACCCGGCTCGGCGAAACGTTGCTGAACGCGTTCGCCGGCGACACTACGTTGGCGGCGATGTTGGTGGTCAACGTCGCGATCGTGAGCCCGATCATCGAGATGATCACCATCGCCGGGCCGCCGATGCGCGCGAGCAGCGCGACCGGATCCGAGATGCGCGTACCGAAGATCACCACCGTGGCGCTGGTGACGGCGGCGCCAATGAAGGCGAACAGCGCCATCGTCACCGGCAGTCCGACGGCCTGCCCCACCACCTGATCGCGCTGCGACCTGGCGTAGCGCGAGAAGTCGGGAATCGAGAGCGCCATGGTGCCCCAGAACGCGACGGCCGACGTCAAGCCGGCGCCGAGAATTCCGAGCGGGGGACCGGTCCTGTCGGCGGTCGGAGCGGGATTGTCCAGCATCGGTCCCCAGCCACCGGCTTTCACGTACGCCCACGCGAGCAGCGCGATCCCGATCACGAGCAGGAACGGCGAGCCGTACGTCTCGAGGAACTTGATCGATTCCATTCCGCGCAGCACGATCGCGAGCTGGATGAGCCAGAAGATGGTGAAGCAGATCAGCTCGCCGGTGCCGAGGCCGACCCACGCGGGCAGGATCGTCGGAAGCGCCGCGATCCCGGGCCACAGCACCTCCAGCAGCTTGAAGATCGCCCACCCACCGATCCACGTCTGAATTCCAAACCAGCCGCACGCGACGATCGCCCGAAGCAGCGCGGGTATGTTCGCGCCGACGACGCCGAACGACGCGCGCGCGAATACGGGAAACGGAATGCCGTAGCGCGTGCCGGCTTCGGCCACGAGCGCGATCGGGATGAGCACGATGACGTTGCCCAGCACGATCGACCCGACGGCCGCCTGCCAGCTCCAGCCGCCGTCGACGAGGCTGGATGCCAACGTGTACGTCGGAATCGTGATCGCCATTCCCACCCACAGCGCCGCGAAATGAATCCAGGTCCACGTGCGCTCGTTGGCGGGCACCGGCGCGAGATCGGCGTTGTACAACCCGGGATCGTACGCGCCGCCCGTGCCCATCTCGTACGTCAGGCTCGGGATTCCGCGGTGCTGCTCCGTCGTCATTTCACCTCCGCCAGCGCGCGGCGCGTCCTGGCCGCACCGTCACGGTATTGCGGGTTGTCATTTGACCTCCGCCAGCGCGCGACGCATCCTCGCCGCGCCGTCGTCGATCTCCGCTTCCGTCACCAGCATCGACGGAGCGATCCGGATGACGTTCCCATACAGCCCGCCCTTGCCGATCAGCAGGCCGTGCCGCTTGGCGGCCTCCATCAACTGATTCGTCTTCCCCTTCGCCGGCTCCTTCGTCGCGCGATCTTCCACGAGCTCGATCGCCTGCATCAGCCCCATGCCGCGCACGTCGCCGATGAAGGCGAACTCTTCCTTGAACGCTTCCAGATGCGCGCGTAGCTGCCGGCCGCGCTCGGCGGCGCGCTTCGGCACGTTCTCGCGCTCCATGACCGCGAGCGTCGCGCGCGTCGCGGCCATCGTCACGGGATTGCCGCCGAACGTCGAGATCGTGAGGCCGGTGAACGCATCGGCGACTTCCGCCGTCGCAATCGTCGCGCCGACGGGCGCGCCGTTGGCGATTCCCTTGGCGAACGTCATGATGTCCGGCTCCACGCCCCAGTGCTCGATGCCGCACCAGTGGTCGCCCGTCCGGCCGAAGCCCGTCTGCACTTCGTCGCAGATGAACAGGCCGCCGTACTTCCGCACGATCCCGACGGCGATCTCGAAGTACTCCGGCGGCGGCGTGATGAATCCGCCGACTCCCTGGATCGGCTCGGCGATGAACGCTGCCGGGTGGCCGCTGGTCGTCGTCTGGATCAGCTCCTCGATGTCCTTGGCGCAGCGCACGCCGCACGAATCCGGCGCGAGACCGAGCGGGCAGCGATAGCAGTACGGCGACAGCGCGTGCTTGATCCCGGCCACCTGCGTCGAGATGAGCCGCCACGGCGAATGACCGGTGAGCGATAGCGCGTTGAGGCTCCGCCCGCTGTAACCATGGCGCAGCGCGATGATCT
The sequence above is a segment of the Gemmatimonadaceae bacterium genome. Coding sequences within it:
- a CDS encoding NAD(P)-dependent oxidoreductase, with the protein product MTAEELDRNFADIAPPLTPDAALVESSKCLFCYDAPCTIACPTHIDVPAFIKKIMTGNLTGSARVILDANPMGHSCARACPVEVLCEGACVLNDRDEEPIKIALLQRYATDHVLAHDLKLFSPGVDNGYRVAIVGAGPAGLSCAQDLRRWGYAVTIFEAHPDPGGLNTYAIAEYKMRPPTALAEAKKILELGVELHTNVVIGRDIPFSDLERDFDAIFVGVGVGATRALGIAGEELAGVQDALSFIEHLKTHPYSDTKVGNDVIVVGAGNTAIDAATQAKRLGAGRVTIVYRRGEDEMPAYLYEYELAKRDGCEFRFLTVPKRVLGDGAITGLECVRAELAPPDARGRRSPVEIPGSEHVIPCDMLLKATGQLPRDEFARDAGLTIEGGEMTSSKPHVFVGGDAASGGAEIVNAAAEGKAAAARIHALLSSALAVA
- a CDS encoding NCS1 family nucleobase:cation symporter-1 codes for the protein MTTEQHRGIPSLTYEMGTGGAYDPGLYNADLAPVPANERTWTWIHFAALWVGMAITIPTYTLASSLVDGGWSWQAAVGSIVLGNVIVLIPIALVAEAGTRYGIPFPVFARASFGVVGANIPALLRAIVACGWFGIQTWIGGWAIFKLLEVLWPGIAALPTILPAWVGLGTGELICFTIFWLIQLAIVLRGMESIKFLETYGSPFLLVIGIALLAWAYVKAGGWGPMLDNPAPTADRTGPPLGILGAGLTSAVAFWGTMALSIPDFSRYARSQRDQVVGQAVGLPVTMALFAFIGAAVTSATVVIFGTRISDPVALLARIGGPAMVIISMIGLTIATLTTNIAANVVSPANAFSNVSPSRVSFRKGALITAVIGVLMFPWKLYNDAAAYIFTWLIGYGALLGPVAGIMIADYFLIRNRVLRPDALFLRGRQYEYTGGVNLVAVVALLAGVLPNLPGFLEALGAIDAPGWATAVYQWAWFAGFAISAVVYLIGMRVFYPGHRVVGPPALADTLVFSSRTGQATSTKTGEEQVP
- a CDS encoding aspartate aminotransferase family protein, which codes for MKPANGNAVDAADVRARHKEFLFPCVANYYEEPIVLTRGDGCCVADADGREYLDFFGGILTVGLGHCHPEVTAAVEEQMAQLGHTSTLYPTQPIVDVAEQLAKITPGKLKKSFFTTSGTEADETAILLAKIFTGKDEIIALRHGYSGRSLNALSLTGHSPWRLISTQVAGIKHALSPYCYRCPLGLAPDSCGVRCAKDIEELIQTTTSGHPAAFIAEPIQGVGGFITPPPEYFEIAVGIVRKYGGLFICDEVQTGFGRTGDHWCGIEHWGVEPDIMTFAKGIANGAPVGATIATAEVADAFTGLTISTFGGNPVTMAATRATLAVMERENVPKRAAERGRQLRAHLEAFKEEFAFIGDVRGMGLMQAIELVEDRATKEPAKGKTNQLMEAAKRHGLLIGKGGLYGNVIRIAPSMLVTEAEIDDGAARMRRALAEVK